In Halovivax gelatinilyticus, the following are encoded in one genomic region:
- a CDS encoding DnaJ domain-containing protein produces the protein MGETFYDVLGIGREAASDEIDAAYRERVLETHPDRNDAPDAADAFKRVCDAHAVLGDPIERARYDRIGHDSYCRSNSAVSGTTPSADSASAHDVRTDVDQSGRTNDSERKAGERTEREGATSTNRRRRDGAHHHRQGGPSHHARHRARRQRRMRSEGWWESRERASDRTRESTDRGRSTRSNGFEPFASGSTEHSGRTVESDRSDDRSSDFTVHSWTDEVDLASEHRTLDPATLLGISCVALLYPLFVFATVAPVFPLGVNAIVGLCTIVLVGYLLTFPRVALVAFGTWAVLAPAWLALYGPISPISGLGLVVLGAFWTPLGYAIAVSWALKP, from the coding sequence ATGGGCGAGACGTTCTACGACGTCCTGGGGATCGGCCGCGAGGCCGCCAGCGACGAGATCGACGCCGCCTATCGCGAACGCGTGCTCGAAACCCACCCCGACCGTAACGACGCCCCCGACGCGGCCGACGCCTTCAAACGCGTCTGCGACGCGCACGCGGTTCTCGGTGATCCCATCGAACGGGCCAGGTACGACCGGATCGGTCACGATTCGTACTGTCGTTCGAATTCCGCAGTCTCGGGGACGACACCGAGTGCGGATTCGGCGTCGGCCCACGACGTTCGAACCGATGTCGACCAGAGTGGTCGGACGAACGACTCCGAACGGAAGGCGGGAGAACGAACCGAGCGAGAGGGTGCCACCAGTACAAACCGCCGCCGACGTGACGGAGCACATCACCACCGGCAGGGAGGACCGAGTCACCACGCCAGACACCGGGCTCGACGCCAGCGACGGATGCGTTCTGAGGGGTGGTGGGAGTCACGAGAACGCGCATCCGACCGAACGCGGGAATCGACCGATCGCGGCCGCTCGACGCGGTCGAACGGGTTCGAACCGTTCGCCAGTGGATCGACCGAACACAGCGGACGAACCGTCGAAAGCGATCGGTCCGACGATCGCTCGAGTGACTTTACCGTTCACAGCTGGACCGACGAAGTCGACCTCGCGAGCGAACACCGGACGCTCGATCCCGCAACGCTCCTCGGAATCAGTTGCGTCGCCCTGCTCTACCCGCTCTTCGTCTTTGCCACCGTCGCCCCGGTGTTCCCGCTCGGCGTCAACGCCATCGTCGGGCTCTGTACGATCGTCCTCGTCGGGTACCTCCTCACGTTTCCCCGGGTGGCGCTCGTCGCGTTCGGCACCTGGGCCGTACTCGCACCCGCGTGGCTCGCACTCTACGGTCCCATCTCACCGATCTCCGGGCTCGGGCTCGTTGTGCTTGGTGCGTTCTGGACCCCACTCGGATACGCGATCGCGGTGTCGTGGGCACTCAAACCGTAG
- a CDS encoding amidohydrolase family protein, which produces MDIVIRNTHALTMRGGALGSIESATIGVDDGDIDVIGPADEVDVVGDREIDGRGTVTLPGFVDVHAHTGLTLLRGGAQDVPEIEWMNQTLGPFAEAMTEEDAVSGARLGVLEAVRSGVTTVGEYAADVARLVEEVYLPLGVGVAAAETINAVDSDRGSLGPDDPYPMDDDLAEAGLERNEALFDQFDRTELVTPMYGPQALDMVPTWLVEEVRDRSRSRGRSIHMHVAQGEREQRQIEAQYGDDRTTIGVLSELGVLNDRLLAAHLHGASRAERRSLADAGVRMAANPSSIVAIDGIVPPIVEYRDAGGTAGIGTDQAPGPGGHDFVRELRTAALVSKADRTDPTAFPAWEALRVATIEGAAALGIDDRVGSLERGKRADLLVCDLSHPSIAPTVTDPFETVVPNLIYGATSEAISNVFVDGTPVVEDRTLVTADSEAIVSDAQERAERVFEEAGDAWRAAGSRLAGRFGDGTP; this is translated from the coding sequence ATGGACATCGTTATCCGAAATACGCACGCGCTGACGATGCGAGGTGGAGCTCTCGGCTCCATCGAGTCGGCCACGATCGGCGTCGACGACGGTGATATCGACGTAATCGGCCCAGCAGACGAGGTCGATGTTGTCGGCGATCGCGAAATTGACGGACGCGGGACCGTCACGTTACCCGGGTTCGTCGACGTTCACGCACACACTGGGCTCACGCTCCTTCGAGGGGGTGCCCAGGACGTTCCGGAGATCGAGTGGATGAACCAGACGCTCGGTCCGTTCGCGGAGGCGATGACCGAAGAAGATGCCGTCTCCGGGGCGCGTCTGGGCGTCCTCGAAGCAGTTAGATCGGGCGTGACGACCGTGGGGGAGTACGCGGCCGATGTCGCCCGACTCGTCGAGGAAGTCTACCTCCCGCTCGGTGTCGGCGTCGCGGCGGCCGAGACGATCAACGCCGTCGACAGCGATCGGGGTTCGCTCGGACCGGACGATCCCTATCCGATGGACGACGACCTGGCCGAAGCCGGACTCGAGCGAAACGAGGCGCTCTTCGACCAGTTCGATCGGACGGAACTGGTGACACCCATGTACGGCCCGCAGGCGCTGGACATGGTTCCGACGTGGCTCGTAGAGGAGGTACGGGATCGAAGTCGGTCACGGGGGCGGTCGATTCACATGCACGTCGCCCAGGGCGAGAGAGAACAGCGTCAGATCGAAGCTCAGTACGGCGATGATCGGACGACCATCGGCGTTCTCTCAGAACTAGGTGTGCTGAACGATCGACTCCTCGCGGCGCACCTCCACGGAGCGTCTCGGGCCGAGCGACGGTCGCTGGCCGACGCCGGCGTCAGGATGGCCGCGAATCCAAGTTCGATCGTGGCTATCGATGGCATCGTCCCGCCGATCGTCGAGTATCGCGACGCCGGTGGAACCGCCGGGATCGGCACCGATCAGGCCCCGGGTCCGGGCGGTCACGATTTCGTTCGCGAACTCCGAACCGCCGCGCTCGTTTCGAAGGCCGATCGCACCGACCCGACGGCGTTTCCGGCGTGGGAGGCGCTCCGCGTCGCCACCATCGAGGGGGCGGCAGCCCTCGGAATCGACGACCGCGTGGGATCGCTAGAACGGGGAAAGCGCGCGGACCTCCTGGTCTGTGATCTGTCCCACCCGTCCATCGCACCGACCGTCACCGATCCGTTCGAGACGGTCGTTCCAAATCTCATCTACGGCGCGACGAGCGAGGCGATCAGTAACGTCTTCGTCGACGGAACGCCGGTCGTAGAAGACCGCACGCTGGTAACGGCCGATTCCGAGGCGATCGTCTCCGACGCTCAGGAGCGCGCCGAACGCGTGTTCGAGGAGGCGGGTGACGCCTGGCGGGCGGCGGGAAGTCGTCTGGCCGGTCGGTTCGGCGACGGAACGCCCTAA
- a CDS encoding isochorismate synthase encodes MERPLGGRAALSDSTADTETLVSRSRSLTDVSPCDLLDCTVRPLVRWRAPDGIDVVGCGEAARLRATGLDRFDSVRTQASTVFERIAHDGPAIARPRAFGGFAFHDDRSPPSSSPWNGFDRAQFVIPRVQLTETTGETWLTVVDAPESIDDAIRSWHDRVTDGTIDREPDRSLGETASGHPAVVDSVRSTEIGEWRDQIEAAIADIESTPLEKIVLAQARTNDLDRPIRLAATLAQLGRRYPDCYRFAFSGLGSATFFGVPPERLVAKTDERIDTEALAGSAPRGSLPATDETYASHLETSQKITNEHELVVESIERQLEPLADRIDVGDRRVKRLATIQHLRTPISGTLAGERHVLDVVEALHPTPAVGGVPQQRALDAIRSIESFDRGWYAAPVGWFDADGDGEFAVAIRSGVAADRRITLFAGNGIVAGSDPDAEWDEVELKFKPILEELR; translated from the coding sequence ATGGAGCGACCCCTCGGTGGTCGGGCAGCACTCTCTGATTCGACCGCTGATACAGAGACGCTGGTCAGTAGAAGTCGTTCGCTCACCGACGTCTCCCCTTGCGATCTCCTCGATTGTACCGTCCGTCCCCTCGTTCGGTGGCGCGCTCCGGACGGAATCGACGTCGTCGGTTGCGGGGAGGCCGCGAGACTCCGCGCGACCGGTCTCGATCGCTTCGATTCGGTTCGCACGCAGGCCTCGACGGTGTTCGAACGGATCGCTCACGACGGGCCGGCGATCGCACGGCCCCGTGCGTTCGGCGGCTTCGCCTTTCACGACGACCGGTCTCCGCCTTCGTCGAGTCCGTGGAACGGATTCGACCGGGCGCAGTTCGTCATTCCGCGCGTACAACTCACCGAAACCACCGGCGAGACCTGGCTCACGGTCGTCGACGCGCCCGAATCTATCGACGACGCGATCCGATCGTGGCACGATCGCGTTACCGATGGGACGATCGACCGTGAACCAGATCGATCACTCGGTGAGACGGCCAGTGGTCACCCCGCCGTCGTCGATTCGGTTCGTTCGACCGAAATAGGCGAATGGCGCGACCAGATCGAAGCCGCCATAGCGGACATCGAGTCGACACCGCTAGAGAAAATCGTCCTCGCTCAGGCACGGACGAACGACCTCGATCGACCGATTCGGCTCGCCGCGACGCTCGCCCAGCTGGGGCGTCGGTACCCGGATTGTTACCGGTTCGCGTTCAGTGGTCTCGGATCGGCGACGTTCTTCGGCGTTCCGCCCGAACGACTCGTCGCCAAGACGGATGAGAGGATCGATACCGAAGCTCTCGCAGGCTCGGCTCCCCGCGGATCGCTGCCGGCCACCGACGAAACCTACGCGTCGCACTTAGAGACCAGCCAGAAGATTACGAACGAACACGAACTCGTCGTCGAGTCGATCGAACGCCAACTCGAGCCACTCGCCGATCGGATCGACGTCGGCGATCGACGGGTCAAACGCCTGGCGACGATTCAACACCTTCGAACGCCGATATCCGGCACACTCGCCGGCGAGCGACACGTCCTCGACGTCGTCGAAGCGTTACACCCGACGCCGGCCGTCGGCGGCGTTCCCCAGCAGCGGGCCCTCGACGCGATTCGATCGATCGAGTCGTTCGACCGCGGCTGGTACGCCGCTCCGGTCGGGTGGTTCGACGCCGACGGCGACGGGGAGTTCGCCGTCGCGATCCGATCCGGCGTGGCGGCCGACCGTCGGATCACGCTGTTCGCCGGCAACGGCATCGTCGCCGGAAGCGACCCCGACGCGGAGTGGGACGAGGTCGAACTGAAGTTCAAGCCGATACTCGAGGAACTCAGATGA
- a CDS encoding rhomboid family intramembrane serine protease: MQRLAQAGMLVGVVALFACSLYAMYRVDRKRHWLAPLRSRLYLGVPWGSLVVVGFVLCVYLFVQDGWTSWSEPVTIPFRAWSYQYPLGMLTASFSHADASHLIGNLTGALVVAPIAEYAWGHNPRETGERTLPYVPTDPRVRAFVVFPGAVLAIGLVTSLFAVGPVIGFSGVVYAFAGFAIVRYPIATLVGVLGAHGALATTVRAVQHPIVWTEPTASPASTPSWATIAIQGHALGFFVGFLLGLALLRYRRTLPDPLHLWLAIVLFAFSKSLWAIYWYGPEGVYYLFRGPGVLVIVALSIVVTLAVVASDRPLLPTRSSADDAGVRAHDTNEASRSTATDGSNDSENATGPVVLADITPPTDTPEVEQRELPSRRSTGPGQRTDIEPPDDRDDLPVDTPMVDEPSGGADPGADQTPFVDRLGRTLALDRLSRRGTALLVVLLVVAAITGPAVLVNAFAFDASDTDSTLTVEDYHVTYDERVENQLVSIAPIEALGVGEAVTASGVIVWSDDRNVWTDAISANRLAFYGEQSVELGGLGWRETVTAERTGWDVVGNETVYQVWLSSDDRSSTLAFESDPVDSETRVASYGFTVESSDGTFSISAREDNETVDSKAVPDDGESVELEGVSIVRDGGDLFAEHDGTSVVIATVETYN, from the coding sequence ATGCAGCGATTGGCGCAAGCGGGGATGCTGGTCGGCGTCGTGGCCCTCTTCGCGTGCAGCCTGTATGCGATGTACCGAGTGGACCGCAAGCGCCACTGGCTCGCGCCACTTCGATCGAGACTATATCTCGGCGTCCCGTGGGGATCGCTCGTCGTCGTCGGATTCGTCCTCTGTGTCTATCTGTTCGTCCAGGATGGGTGGACGTCCTGGAGCGAGCCGGTGACGATCCCATTCCGCGCGTGGTCGTATCAATACCCGCTCGGGATGCTCACGGCGTCGTTCTCACACGCCGATGCGAGTCACCTCATCGGCAATCTCACCGGGGCGCTCGTCGTCGCACCGATCGCCGAGTACGCCTGGGGGCACAACCCTCGAGAGACCGGCGAACGAACGCTTCCGTACGTCCCCACAGATCCCCGGGTTCGGGCGTTCGTCGTCTTTCCGGGGGCCGTCTTGGCGATCGGACTGGTGACGAGTCTCTTCGCCGTCGGCCCGGTCATCGGGTTCTCCGGCGTCGTTTACGCATTCGCCGGGTTCGCCATCGTCCGGTATCCGATCGCGACGCTCGTCGGCGTCCTCGGCGCACACGGCGCCCTCGCGACGACGGTTCGAGCCGTTCAGCATCCAATCGTCTGGACCGAACCGACAGCCAGTCCAGCATCGACCCCGTCCTGGGCGACGATCGCCATCCAGGGACACGCGCTCGGCTTTTTCGTCGGATTCCTCCTCGGCCTCGCCTTGCTTCGATACCGACGGACGCTGCCGGACCCTTTGCACCTCTGGCTGGCAATCGTCCTCTTTGCGTTCTCGAAATCACTGTGGGCGATCTACTGGTACGGTCCCGAAGGCGTCTACTACCTCTTTCGAGGACCCGGTGTGCTGGTTATCGTCGCCCTCTCGATCGTCGTAACGCTCGCCGTCGTCGCCTCGGACCGTCCGCTACTACCGACTCGATCGAGCGCGGACGACGCGGGAGTACGTGCACACGATACGAACGAGGCTTCCCGATCGACGGCTACCGACGGCTCGAACGACTCCGAGAACGCGACGGGTCCGGTCGTGCTCGCCGATATCACACCGCCGACCGATACGCCCGAGGTCGAACAGCGTGAACTACCTTCCAGACGCTCGACCGGGCCGGGACAGCGCACCGATATCGAGCCACCCGACGACAGGGATGATCTTCCCGTCGATACACCGATGGTTGACGAGCCGTCCGGTGGAGCCGACCCCGGAGCAGACCAAACCCCATTCGTCGATCGCCTCGGTCGCACACTCGCACTCGATCGCCTCTCTCGACGCGGAACGGCGTTACTCGTCGTCCTGCTCGTCGTCGCGGCGATCACCGGCCCGGCCGTCCTCGTCAACGCCTTCGCATTCGACGCGAGCGACACCGACTCGACGCTCACCGTCGAAGATTATCACGTCACGTACGACGAGCGCGTGGAGAATCAACTCGTGTCGATCGCGCCCATCGAAGCCCTCGGGGTCGGAGAGGCCGTCACCGCCAGCGGCGTCATCGTCTGGTCCGACGACCGAAACGTCTGGACCGACGCGATCAGCGCGAATCGGCTCGCGTTCTACGGCGAGCAGTCGGTCGAACTCGGCGGCCTCGGCTGGCGCGAGACGGTCACCGCCGAGCGAACGGGGTGGGACGTCGTCGGAAACGAAACGGTCTATCAGGTCTGGTTGTCGAGTGACGACCGATCGTCGACTCTCGCGTTCGAATCCGACCCGGTCGACAGCGAAACTCGCGTCGCCAGCTACGGATTCACCGTCGAGTCGTCCGACGGTACCTTCTCGATCTCGGCGAGGGAAGATAACGAAACGGTCGACTCGAAAGCGGTTCCCGACGATGGCGAGTCGGTGGAACTGGAGGGCGTGAGCATCGTTCGTGACGGTGGGGACCTGTTCGCCGAACACGACGGAACCAGCGTCGTGATCGCCACCGTCGAGACGTACAACTGA
- the hisF gene encoding imidazole glycerol phosphate synthase subunit HisF, producing the protein MGLTKRIIPCIDVDLDEDGTPAVYTGVNFEDLQYTGDPVQMAREYNEAGADEFVFLDITASAEGRETMLDVVRAVADEVFIPLTVGGGIRTTDDIAETLRAGADKVSITTGALERPELISEGAAAFGSQCIVISVDARRRYDDVGEHYVEVDGESCWFECTKKGGREGTGIDVIEWAETAAERGAGELFVNSIDRDGTKDGYDLALTGAVCDAVDTPVIASSGCGEPADMYDVFTEADADAALAASIFHFDSYSIEATKEYLADRGIEIRW; encoded by the coding sequence ATGGGCCTGACGAAACGAATTATCCCCTGTATCGACGTCGACCTCGACGAAGACGGAACCCCCGCCGTCTACACCGGCGTCAACTTCGAGGACCTACAGTATACGGGCGATCCGGTCCAGATGGCTCGCGAATACAACGAAGCGGGCGCCGACGAGTTCGTCTTCCTCGATATCACAGCCTCCGCCGAGGGTCGCGAAACGATGCTCGACGTCGTCAGGGCCGTCGCCGACGAGGTGTTCATCCCGCTAACCGTCGGTGGCGGGATTCGAACCACCGACGATATCGCCGAAACGCTTCGCGCCGGAGCCGACAAGGTGTCCATCACGACGGGTGCGCTAGAGCGGCCGGAACTGATCAGCGAGGGAGCCGCGGCCTTCGGCAGTCAGTGCATCGTCATCAGCGTCGACGCTAGACGTCGGTACGACGATGTGGGTGAACACTACGTCGAGGTCGACGGCGAATCCTGCTGGTTCGAGTGTACGAAAAAAGGGGGGCGCGAGGGGACCGGAATCGACGTCATCGAGTGGGCCGAAACGGCAGCGGAACGCGGCGCCGGCGAATTATTCGTCAACTCGATCGACCGAGACGGAACGAAAGACGGGTACGACCTCGCGCTGACGGGCGCGGTCTGTGACGCCGTCGACACACCGGTCATCGCCTCCTCCGGCTGTGGCGAACCGGCGGACATGTACGACGTATTCACTGAAGCCGACGCGGACGCGGCGCTCGCCGCCTCGATATTTCACTTCGACAGCTACTCGATCGAAGCGACAAAGGAGTACCTCGCAGATCGGGGTATCGAGATTCGATGGTAG
- the menD gene encoding 2-succinyl-5-enolpyruvyl-6-hydroxy-3-cyclohexene-1-carboxylic-acid synthase, translated as MSAPNRSTLWGKILVDELAAGGLDAVCISPGSRSTPLTVAFAAHPDVEVFSHLDERAGAYFALGRSRRTGKPTAIVCTSGTAVANVHPAVLEADSGRVPLLVLSADRPPELRDSGANQTIDQRKFFGGAVRWSVDLPEPSAVDRTVRSLRTTAARALARTRTAPSGPVHVNCPFTKPLEPGAVTEADVGGDIEAVDERTRPVQADEFEHERDGPYVASSLGTAELDDRTFETLVDDLTSATRPAIVVGPIGPGLVAPKREWRSELVSLAESLGGPILADPLSGVRFGPWADSPTLCCAYDAYVDRIAFDPDCVLRIGGPPTSKSLVHALRTANPTQYLVDPAGHWREATFSATDLLVTDPAGLVARLDARVGDDTSPVPDWLARFRRAESVTASIHDEALSQSSLEREPFEGSILSTVFETTPDPATVFVSNSMPIRDADRFGGRREASLTVLGNRGVSGIDGIVSTALGAGSVDDDSLTLVTGDLACYHDSNGLLAIERAGVDATIVVIHNDGGGIFHALPIADHDPPFTEQFLTPHGLDFEPLAEMYGLEYARTEPAGFERAYRDALDADGAHLLSVEVDAETSHRRREALAEMVSRRLE; from the coding sequence ATGAGCGCGCCCAACCGATCGACGCTGTGGGGGAAGATACTCGTCGACGAACTCGCGGCGGGCGGTCTCGATGCGGTATGTATCTCGCCGGGGAGCCGGTCGACACCGTTGACCGTCGCGTTCGCCGCTCACCCGGACGTCGAGGTTTTCTCACACCTCGACGAACGCGCCGGGGCGTACTTCGCGCTCGGTCGCAGTCGTCGAACCGGCAAACCAACGGCGATCGTCTGTACGTCAGGAACCGCGGTCGCGAACGTCCACCCGGCCGTTCTCGAAGCTGATAGCGGTCGCGTTCCCTTGCTTGTGCTATCAGCAGATAGGCCGCCCGAGTTACGCGACAGCGGCGCCAACCAGACGATCGATCAGCGCAAATTCTTCGGCGGTGCAGTTCGCTGGAGCGTCGATCTCCCCGAGCCGTCGGCCGTCGATCGGACGGTCAGGAGCCTTCGGACGACGGCGGCCCGGGCGCTGGCTCGGACTCGGACGGCGCCGTCCGGGCCGGTCCACGTAAACTGTCCGTTCACGAAGCCCCTCGAACCGGGTGCCGTGACGGAGGCCGACGTTGGCGGCGATATCGAGGCGGTCGACGAGCGAACGAGGCCGGTCCAGGCCGACGAATTCGAACACGAACGGGACGGTCCGTACGTTGCTTCGTCTCTCGGTACGGCCGAACTGGACGATCGAACGTTCGAAACGCTCGTGGACGATCTTACTTCGGCGACGCGGCCGGCGATCGTCGTCGGCCCCATCGGTCCAGGACTCGTCGCCCCAAAGCGGGAGTGGCGATCGGAACTGGTCTCACTGGCGGAGTCACTTGGCGGACCGATTCTGGCCGACCCGCTTTCCGGAGTGCGGTTCGGACCCTGGGCCGACTCTCCGACTCTCTGTTGTGCGTACGACGCCTACGTCGATCGAATCGCGTTCGATCCCGACTGCGTCCTCCGAATAGGCGGGCCACCGACGTCGAAGTCGCTCGTCCACGCGCTGCGAACGGCGAATCCGACGCAGTACCTCGTCGATCCCGCTGGTCACTGGCGAGAGGCGACGTTCTCGGCGACCGACCTGCTCGTCACCGATCCAGCCGGACTCGTCGCGCGTCTCGACGCGCGCGTGGGCGACGACACCTCGCCCGTTCCCGACTGGCTCGCTCGGTTCCGGCGGGCCGAGTCGGTCACCGCCTCGATTCACGACGAGGCCCTCTCGCAGTCGTCGCTCGAACGCGAGCCGTTCGAAGGGTCGATACTCTCGACGGTGTTCGAAACGACGCCCGATCCGGCAACTGTCTTCGTTTCGAACAGCATGCCGATCCGAGACGCCGATCGATTCGGCGGTCGACGTGAGGCGTCGCTGACCGTGCTCGGAAACCGGGGCGTCAGCGGTATCGACGGTATCGTCAGCACCGCCCTCGGTGCCGGGAGCGTCGACGACGATTCGCTCACGCTCGTGACTGGTGATCTGGCCTGTTATCACGATTCGAACGGCTTGCTCGCGATCGAACGAGCCGGAGTCGATGCGACGATCGTCGTCATTCACAACGACGGTGGCGGGATCTTCCACGCGCTGCCGATAGCGGACCACGATCCGCCCTTCACAGAACAGTTTTTGACGCCACACGGACTCGATTTCGAACCGCTCGCTGAGATGTACGGCCTCGAATACGCACGAACTGAGCCCGCCGGGTTTGAACGAGCCTACCGTGACGCACTCGACGCGGATGGCGCTCACTTGCTGTCGGTCGAGGTGGACGCAGAGACGAGTCACCGACGTCGGGAAGCGCTCGCCGAGATGGTTTCTCGGCGACTGGAGTGA
- a CDS encoding DNA-directed RNA polymerase subunit L has product MELRVTEHTDEELAIEIAGEDHTFMNVLKGTLLEREEIRAATYDINPEQSGGQTDPILTVKTDGSVEPIDALEAAAGDVREKAAAFRDAFESA; this is encoded by the coding sequence ATGGAACTGCGGGTCACCGAACACACCGACGAGGAACTCGCCATCGAAATAGCCGGCGAGGACCACACCTTCATGAACGTCCTGAAGGGAACCCTGCTCGAACGAGAGGAGATCCGGGCGGCCACCTACGACATCAACCCAGAACAGTCCGGCGGACAGACCGATCCCATTCTGACGGTCAAAACCGACGGCAGCGTCGAACCGATCGACGCACTGGAAGCGGCCGCGGGCGACGTGCGCGAGAAGGCGGCGGCGTTTCGCGACGCGTTCGAGTCGGCCTGA
- a CDS encoding DUF7550 family protein: protein MTDDSDEPDDESVAGIRETAPMSEYGRSAVGLGLIVFLIGMIVAFALPVLGTL from the coding sequence ATGACGGACGATTCGGACGAACCTGACGACGAGTCGGTAGCGGGAATACGAGAAACGGCGCCGATGAGCGAGTACGGCCGCTCGGCGGTCGGACTCGGCCTCATCGTATTTCTCATCGGAATGATCGTCGCCTTCGCACTACCGGTACTCGGGACGCTATAA
- a CDS encoding sulfite oxidase-like oxidoreductase — protein sequence MKDLTDLYRDHGDERLPPGQRETTAFPVLSKGETPAVDRDEWSLAVSGAVESSRTFSFESFSELGAETQRQDFHCVTGWSRFDCTFTGISFPTLAEAVDVSEEATHVLFSASDGYTTDLPLADCMHEGVLFAWEFDGDPLPDPHGGPVRVVTPHKYAYKGAKWVDGVEFLTEPELGFWEKRGYSETADPWREERYS from the coding sequence ATGAAAGATCTCACCGACCTCTACCGGGACCACGGCGACGAGCGGCTGCCGCCCGGGCAGCGAGAGACGACGGCGTTTCCCGTCCTGAGCAAGGGAGAGACGCCGGCCGTCGACCGGGACGAGTGGTCTCTCGCCGTCTCCGGTGCGGTCGAATCGTCTCGGACGTTTTCGTTCGAATCGTTCAGCGAGCTGGGGGCCGAGACCCAACGACAGGATTTCCACTGCGTGACCGGCTGGAGTCGATTCGACTGTACGTTTACGGGTATCTCGTTTCCGACGCTCGCCGAAGCGGTCGACGTCTCCGAGGAAGCCACCCACGTTCTCTTTTCTGCGTCCGACGGCTACACGACCGATCTCCCGCTCGCCGATTGCATGCACGAGGGCGTCCTATTCGCCTGGGAATTCGACGGTGACCCGTTGCCCGACCCCCACGGCGGTCCGGTTCGCGTCGTCACGCCGCACAAATACGCCTACAAAGGGGCGAAGTGGGTGGACGGCGTCGAGTTCCTCACCGAACCGGAACTGGGCTTCTGGGAGAAACGCGGCTACTCGGAAACGGCCGACCCCTGGCGAGAAGAGCGATATAGTTAG
- a CDS encoding 1,4-dihydroxy-2-naphthoyl-CoA synthase, translating into MVSELFDADRWRPIEDVDFEDITYHRAVDAGTVRIAFDRPAVRNAFRPRTVDELSAALDHAKRLTDVGCILLTGNGPSPKDGGWAFCSGGDQRIRGDAGYEYEGDEDGAAESGRLHILEVQRQIRHIPKIVVCVVPGWAVGGGHSLHVVCDMTLASREHAKFLQTDPDVASYDAGFGSAYLARQVGQKKAREIFFLGKTYDADEAAEMGMVNDVVPHEELEETAIAWGERINAKSPTAMRMLKYAFNLADDGFVGQQVFAGEATRLGYRTDEAREGRDAFVEDRDPDFDDYPWHY; encoded by the coding sequence ATGGTTTCCGAACTCTTCGACGCCGATCGGTGGCGACCGATCGAGGACGTCGATTTCGAGGACATTACATACCACCGTGCGGTCGACGCCGGCACGGTCAGAATCGCGTTCGACCGACCCGCGGTCAGAAACGCGTTCCGGCCGCGAACGGTCGACGAACTCTCCGCCGCGCTGGATCACGCGAAGCGACTGACCGACGTCGGTTGCATCCTTCTGACGGGGAACGGTCCGTCCCCGAAAGACGGTGGGTGGGCGTTTTGCTCCGGCGGCGACCAGCGAATCCGCGGCGACGCGGGTTACGAGTACGAGGGAGACGAGGACGGCGCAGCGGAGAGCGGCCGACTTCACATACTCGAGGTGCAACGACAGATTCGTCACATTCCGAAAATCGTCGTCTGCGTCGTCCCCGGCTGGGCCGTCGGCGGCGGACACTCGTTGCACGTCGTCTGCGACATGACCCTCGCCTCGCGCGAGCACGCGAAGTTCCTCCAGACCGATCCCGACGTGGCAAGTTACGACGCGGGGTTCGGATCGGCGTACCTGGCGCGACAGGTGGGACAGAAGAAAGCGCGCGAGATATTCTTCCTCGGAAAGACCTACGACGCCGACGAGGCGGCCGAGATGGGCATGGTCAACGACGTCGTCCCGCACGAGGAGTTAGAGGAGACGGCGATAGCGTGGGGCGAGCGAATCAACGCGAAGAGTCCGACCGCGATGCGGATGTTAAAGTACGCGTTCAACCTGGCGGACGACGGCTTCGTCGGTCAGCAAGTGTTCGCCGGCGAAGCGACGCGGCTGGGCTACCGAACGGACGAAGCGCGCGAAGGGCGTGACGCGTTCGTCGAGGACAGAGATCCCGACTTCGACGACTACCCCTGGCACTACTGA
- a CDS encoding ribbon-helix-helix domain-containing protein: MPKVELTIPEHLEMQIAQMVERGEFVNREEAVEDLLSTGIKAYKTSGPQQNEEPGFEDDGMMGHDDEYVF; the protein is encoded by the coding sequence ATGCCGAAAGTTGAGCTCACGATCCCGGAACACCTCGAGATGCAAATCGCCCAGATGGTCGAGCGCGGCGAGTTCGTAAACCGCGAAGAAGCGGTCGAAGATCTCCTCTCGACTGGAATTAAGGCCTACAAGACGAGCGGTCCGCAACAGAACGAAGAACCCGGATTCGAAGACGACGGTATGATGGGCCACGACGACGAATACGTGTTCTGA